A portion of the Acidisarcina polymorpha genome contains these proteins:
- a CDS encoding YceI family protein produces MNGVFTLVGTPHELTIPMQIHVHGSKVTAKAQFVVPYVQWGLRNPSFLIWKAENDVAIDLSLVGNIAS; encoded by the coding sequence GTGAACGGAGTGTTCACTCTGGTGGGTACGCCCCACGAGCTGACGATTCCGATGCAGATTCATGTACATGGATCGAAGGTAACGGCAAAGGCGCAATTCGTCGTTCCCTATGTGCAGTGGGGTCTAAGGAACCCAAGCTTCTTGATCTGGAAGGCTGAGAACGACGTGGCGATAGACCTAAGCCTCGTCGGCAATATCGCCAGTTAA
- a CDS encoding carboxypeptidase-like regulatory domain-containing protein, whose protein sequence is MYNAFSRPKRAIIPSLLLLGAFSFTLRAQQAGSAPPGDEAGLPDAPGIEDGQNGFSAQVPPRQAAGTLYGTVLDKTGAVVPGAHVLLAGPGGDREALSGSDGSFLFAGLPEGKFRVTITSNGLGAYASPEITLATGENREAPEIILPIAPTNIDIRVVL, encoded by the coding sequence ATGTACAACGCGTTCAGCAGGCCGAAACGGGCTATTATCCCCTCGCTGCTCTTGCTGGGCGCTTTTTCATTCACGCTGCGCGCCCAGCAGGCGGGCAGCGCTCCACCAGGAGATGAAGCTGGACTGCCCGACGCTCCAGGCATCGAAGACGGGCAGAACGGTTTCAGCGCCCAAGTGCCTCCGCGACAGGCCGCTGGCACCCTCTATGGCACAGTCTTAGACAAGACGGGGGCAGTCGTGCCAGGCGCGCATGTGTTGCTTGCGGGACCGGGCGGCGATCGCGAGGCCCTCTCTGGGAGCGACGGATCGTTCCTGTTCGCTGGCCTGCCTGAAGGCAAGTTTCGGGTCACGATAACTTCCAACGGCCTGGGTGCCTATGCGTCGCCCGAGATCACTCTCGCCACTGGGGAAAATCGGGAAGCCCCCGAGATCATCCTGCCTATCGCGCCAACGAACATTGACATCCGGGTGGTTTTGTGA
- a CDS encoding sensor histidine kinase, producing MKTSRSLALGLTLLLATCSARAVDANTRISQYGHTVWRIQDGVFSGAPNAIAQTTDGYLWIGTQNGLVRFDGVRFVPWIPPKGKLLSSGIFALLAARDGGLWIGTSANLAHLQNGNLTNYMDGQGRINSIIQGHDGRIWITRSRVHDDKGPLCEVQDTSLRCYGVADGINSPYAGPLAEDSEGSLWFGSASLLTRWSAGSSTVFTPSASKSGEGLSGVQAIVAAPDGSIWSGRDRRGPGLGLQRLVHGVSTPLNPTLHGSALQVSALFLDRQDALWIGTEDQGIYRLRGNKVDRFSSVDGLSSDSVSGFYEDREGNMWVATTEGIDCFRNERVTTFSTRQGLSANLVDSVLAAGDGTIWIGNLGALEYLRGDRLSSIQSKDGLPGQRVTSLLEDHAGRLWVGLEDRLYVYEDGRFDPIRRSNNIAIGTVIAMTEDRETNVWAEVIGSPAKLLRIQGREVREELPAPGMPAATSLAADPKGGIWLGLVDGNLARYRQGRLETFSPGSAAGSQVREMLIRADGSVLGATSSGLIEWKDGRLRTLTNQNGLPCNSLYGLVADNNNALWLYAQCGLVRVADTELREWWNGAKASVKAETFDMFDGARPWSAAFQPHGSRSPDGRLWFANENVVQMIDPSHLETNSLPPPVHIEQIVADRKNYSPTDQVRLPALTRDLEIDYTALSFVVPGKVRFRYKLEGRDRDWQDPMTRRQAFYSDLPPGTYQFRIIACNNDGVWNEEGAILDFSIAPMWYQMAWFRIFCFAFVMLIGWILHRIRVWQVSMAIGVRFDERLAERTRMARELHDTFLQTIQGSKFVVDDGLEEPLNTEKMHRALRQVSGWLEQAITEGRAALNSLRSSTTLKNELGPALRQVAESGVVPEGMTISASVIGDAQELHPIVRDELYRIGHEAILNAKAHSHGSYLEIGLTYGHDLTLHVRDNGVGIDPSYAMSGREGHHGLQGMRERAARIQGRLTILSSAESGTDISVIVPGSVSFLHPGTGIFSRIRHLYRRAIRNHDPL from the coding sequence TTGAAGACCTCACGCTCACTCGCACTAGGTTTGACATTGCTGCTGGCAACCTGCTCCGCCCGAGCAGTCGATGCCAACACACGGATCTCGCAATATGGGCACACGGTTTGGAGAATTCAGGACGGCGTCTTCAGCGGCGCGCCAAACGCTATTGCACAAACAACCGACGGATACCTTTGGATTGGAACGCAAAACGGGCTCGTCCGTTTCGACGGGGTTCGCTTTGTTCCGTGGATTCCACCGAAGGGAAAGCTTCTGTCGAGCGGCATCTTTGCGCTCCTGGCAGCAAGGGATGGCGGCTTGTGGATTGGAACATCCGCGAACCTCGCCCATCTTCAGAACGGCAACCTGACCAACTATATGGACGGGCAAGGGCGCATCAATTCCATCATCCAAGGCCACGACGGAAGAATCTGGATCACTCGCTCACGAGTTCATGATGACAAGGGACCACTTTGTGAGGTTCAAGACACATCGCTCCGCTGCTATGGAGTGGCCGACGGAATCAATTCTCCTTATGCGGGACCACTCGCTGAGGACTCCGAGGGAAGTCTTTGGTTCGGCAGCGCCAGCCTTCTGACACGTTGGAGCGCAGGCTCGTCCACTGTATTTACTCCTTCAGCATCGAAGAGCGGAGAAGGACTAAGCGGTGTTCAAGCCATCGTCGCCGCGCCGGATGGTTCGATATGGAGCGGAAGGGATCGCCGCGGACCAGGCCTTGGGTTGCAGCGGCTCGTGCATGGCGTTTCCACGCCCCTCAACCCTACGTTACACGGGAGCGCCCTGCAAGTCAGTGCGCTGTTTCTAGACCGCCAGGACGCGCTGTGGATTGGGACCGAAGATCAGGGCATCTATCGCCTGCGCGGAAATAAGGTCGATCGGTTTTCCAGCGTCGACGGTCTGTCCAGCGACTCCGTCAGCGGCTTCTATGAGGACCGTGAAGGAAACATGTGGGTTGCGACGACTGAGGGAATCGATTGTTTTCGAAATGAGCGCGTCACAACATTTTCAACCCGCCAAGGGCTCAGCGCCAATCTAGTCGATTCGGTCCTCGCGGCGGGTGATGGAACGATCTGGATCGGAAATCTGGGCGCGCTGGAGTACCTTCGCGGAGACCGGCTGTCATCCATTCAATCGAAGGATGGTTTGCCCGGCCAGCGAGTGACGTCGCTGCTTGAAGATCATGCGGGCCGCCTCTGGGTGGGACTTGAGGATCGTCTGTACGTCTATGAGGACGGTAGATTCGATCCGATCCGGCGATCCAATAACATTGCGATCGGGACGGTCATTGCGATGACCGAAGACCGGGAAACTAACGTTTGGGCGGAAGTTATTGGCAGTCCCGCAAAACTACTTCGCATTCAAGGTCGCGAGGTCCGTGAAGAACTTCCTGCGCCCGGAATGCCAGCCGCAACTTCGCTCGCCGCCGATCCTAAAGGTGGTATCTGGCTAGGCCTCGTTGACGGCAACTTGGCTCGATATCGCCAGGGGCGGCTTGAGACCTTTTCCCCCGGGAGCGCAGCTGGATCCCAGGTGCGTGAGATGCTTATTCGGGCTGATGGATCCGTGCTGGGCGCGACCTCGTCTGGACTTATTGAGTGGAAGGATGGAAGGCTGCGGACGCTCACCAACCAGAATGGTCTTCCTTGCAACAGTCTGTACGGCTTGGTTGCGGATAACAATAATGCTCTTTGGCTTTACGCCCAGTGTGGCCTGGTTAGGGTTGCAGATACGGAACTGAGGGAATGGTGGAATGGCGCCAAGGCGAGTGTAAAGGCAGAGACCTTCGACATGTTCGACGGCGCTAGGCCGTGGTCTGCAGCTTTTCAACCCCATGGCTCTCGATCTCCCGACGGACGCTTGTGGTTTGCCAATGAAAATGTCGTGCAGATGATCGATCCCAGTCATCTGGAGACAAACAGTCTCCCGCCGCCAGTCCATATCGAGCAGATCGTAGCGGACAGAAAGAACTATTCGCCGACCGATCAGGTCCGCCTCCCCGCGCTCACTCGCGATCTTGAAATCGACTACACGGCGCTTAGCTTTGTGGTCCCGGGGAAGGTCCGCTTCCGCTACAAACTGGAGGGTCGCGACAGGGACTGGCAGGATCCTATGACAAGGCGCCAAGCGTTTTACAGTGATCTGCCTCCGGGCACCTACCAGTTCCGCATAATTGCCTGCAACAACGATGGAGTGTGGAATGAAGAGGGCGCAATTCTGGACTTCAGCATTGCGCCGATGTGGTATCAGATGGCGTGGTTTCGGATCTTCTGCTTCGCCTTCGTCATGCTCATCGGGTGGATTCTGCACCGCATTCGCGTGTGGCAGGTCTCTATGGCCATCGGCGTGCGCTTCGATGAACGGCTCGCGGAGCGTACACGCATGGCGCGCGAGTTGCACGACACCTTCCTTCAGACGATTCAAGGCAGCAAATTCGTAGTCGACGACGGCCTTGAGGAACCCTTGAACACGGAGAAAATGCACCGTGCATTGAGGCAGGTCTCCGGTTGGCTGGAGCAGGCGATTACGGAGGGCCGTGCGGCACTGAACTCGCTGCGGTCCTCGACGACATTGAAGAACGAGCTTGGGCCGGCGTTGCGGCAGGTCGCGGAAAGTGGAGTGGTCCCTGAGGGGATGACCATCTCGGCTTCGGTCATTGGCGATGCGCAAGAGCTGCATCCGATCGTTCGCGACGAACTATATCGAATCGGACACGAAGCGATTCTGAATGCAAAAGCGCATTCCCACGGGAGCTACCTGGAAATCGGACTCACCTATGGCCATGATCTTACACTTCATGTGCGGGACAACGGGGTCGGCATCGATCCAAGCTATGCCATGAGCGGAAGAGAGGGGCACCATGGCCTGCAAGGCATGCGCGAGCGCGCTGCCCGCATTCAGGGAAGACTGACAATTCTTAGTTCCGCTGAATCCGGTACCGATATCTCCGTGATCGTACCCGGCAGCGTGAGCTTCCTGCACCCCGGCACGGGCATATTCTCGAGGATCCGTCATCTCTATCGCCGCGCCATTCGAAACCATGATCCTTTGTAA
- a CDS encoding sensor histidine kinase, protein MNTCPDQQVGCGDSFAKSVSELRTQSRWRFRLNSFWGVCAWLVLGMPAIAETHDLGAQATHLISGTQITQTLPVRPPVMTGSDIRFYRAATGDALSQVRVSQIVQDNQGFMWFGTQYGLNRYDGYKVKVFLHDSADPKSLSGVYITALFKDKSGSIWVGCNQFLDKYDPFTETFSHYQIQSSQARHEQLTIKHISQDSDGAFWLATTNGLFTLNPVSGLVKTYRHDPNNPSSLSSNDVKSSGEDREGNFWAVTREGLDKFDRKTGKVLLHVPQYEPRESFFYEDRYGVFWLIHALGTGLSIFNQKTNTLTPVHLRKSSSSPTALSGFVAILEDHDGVLWLGSQGGGLFRFDRDHGRFIQYRNESGNPNSLAENSVVSLYEDKEQNIWLGMGTREPNLFSTTKTPFESLPLLPATAEYGRDTFVGAVLKDASGDLWIGQRILRRLRRQASESTTYITTNFDTINHVISMVEDRNGSIWVGTFGDGLSRVDKRTGHVTTYRHDAADQSSLSSNIVTFLLIDHSGALWASTWDGLDRFDREVDRFTVYRPGSDIVPLFLGITEDSRGMLWVGTDANGVQRFDPATSRFSEYMNDPANHTSVSDSRVNSVFVDHLGTMWLATQNGVNKFDPGSGAAEAYYERDGLSGNVVSCIREDGQGKLWMSTNKGISSFDQQSRMFRNYFTADGLPGPDLTGWAACYKSPDGEMYFGGFSGGVAFHPELITETAWAPPVVFTDVRVLGHDITVGPGSPLRQVITQSDQLVLNHNQTMLSLEFAALSYLNPSSTRYRYKLGGLDSDWNQTGSNQRAVTYTSLPTGSFTFRVQATTGHGVWSQPGATLTILIRPAWWNSWWFRSIYASFLSLLVSLIYLYRVHQLRLQYSLRLEERVGERVRIARELHDTLLQGFHGLMLRFQVAMNLISEDSKAHSVLEDALDRADILLNESRDRIRDLRHETGPETPLVEALAEGSRELQKDSSIVLAAVATGVPRKLNSIIRDELYLIGREAIINAFRHSQGSRIEVEVEFNPSAVVLRVRDDGQGISKDTLRAGGSVGHWGLSGMRERAEKMGARLRLWNRFGAGTEVEVKVPGTIAYLNWRGTSIGHWLGAVANVRRRRFRRNN, encoded by the coding sequence ATGAACACCTGCCCTGACCAGCAGGTTGGTTGCGGAGACTCATTCGCTAAATCGGTGTCAGAGTTGAGGACTCAGTCACGCTGGCGCTTTCGCTTGAACAGCTTTTGGGGTGTCTGCGCTTGGCTGGTCTTGGGCATGCCTGCAATTGCCGAGACGCACGACCTAGGAGCTCAAGCTACTCATCTGATTTCAGGTACGCAGATTACTCAGACTTTGCCTGTTCGGCCACCCGTGATGACTGGATCGGATATCCGCTTTTACCGTGCGGCAACAGGTGACGCGCTTTCTCAGGTCAGGGTGTCCCAAATAGTGCAAGATAACCAGGGATTCATGTGGTTCGGCACACAATACGGACTCAATCGGTACGACGGTTACAAAGTCAAGGTCTTCCTCCATGACTCAGCAGATCCGAAAAGCCTGAGTGGGGTGTATATCACTGCTTTGTTCAAGGACAAGTCCGGCTCTATATGGGTCGGGTGCAATCAGTTCCTTGATAAATATGATCCGTTTACTGAGACGTTTTCCCATTACCAGATCCAGAGTTCTCAGGCAAGGCACGAGCAACTCACCATCAAGCACATTAGCCAAGACAGCGACGGTGCGTTTTGGCTCGCTACCACTAACGGCCTCTTCACACTTAACCCGGTATCGGGTCTCGTCAAAACCTATCGCCATGACCCCAACAACCCCTCTAGCCTTAGCAGCAACGACGTAAAGTCAAGTGGCGAAGATCGGGAGGGCAATTTTTGGGCTGTAACCCGCGAAGGATTAGATAAATTTGACCGCAAGACGGGTAAGGTTCTGCTCCATGTTCCTCAATACGAGCCACGGGAGAGCTTCTTCTACGAAGACCGTTATGGTGTCTTTTGGCTGATCCATGCCTTAGGGACTGGTCTCTCGATCTTCAATCAGAAGACGAACACGCTGACACCAGTTCATTTACGCAAAAGCTCTTCTTCACCTACGGCTCTTTCCGGGTTCGTCGCCATCCTTGAGGACCACGACGGGGTGCTTTGGCTCGGAAGTCAAGGTGGCGGCCTCTTCCGTTTTGATCGTGACCATGGGCGGTTCATTCAGTATCGCAATGAGTCAGGAAATCCGAATAGCCTTGCGGAAAATTCTGTTGTTTCTCTCTACGAAGACAAGGAACAAAACATCTGGCTTGGTATGGGAACACGTGAACCAAACTTGTTTTCTACAACAAAGACGCCATTTGAATCTCTTCCCCTCCTACCGGCGACCGCGGAGTACGGAAGAGACACATTCGTTGGCGCAGTCTTGAAGGACGCAAGTGGCGACTTATGGATAGGTCAAAGGATTTTGCGCCGGCTCAGGAGGCAGGCTAGCGAATCAACCACTTACATAACCACGAACTTCGACACCATCAATCATGTAATTTCTATGGTCGAAGATCGCAATGGTAGCATCTGGGTGGGAACTTTCGGTGATGGCCTTAGCCGTGTTGACAAGAGAACCGGACATGTAACGACTTATCGCCACGATGCGGCGGACCAATCAAGCCTAAGCAGCAATATAGTGACATTCCTGCTGATTGATCATTCTGGAGCTCTTTGGGCGTCGACCTGGGACGGCCTAGACCGTTTCGACCGCGAGGTCGACCGCTTTACGGTATATCGGCCGGGTTCAGATATCGTACCTCTTTTTCTGGGGATTACAGAGGACAGTCGCGGAATGCTTTGGGTTGGAACTGACGCCAATGGTGTCCAACGATTCGATCCCGCCACGAGCCGATTCAGTGAGTACATGAACGATCCCGCAAACCACACAAGCGTCAGTGACAGCCGGGTGAATTCAGTATTCGTTGATCATCTAGGCACTATGTGGCTTGCCACGCAAAACGGGGTAAATAAATTTGATCCCGGCAGCGGAGCAGCCGAAGCCTACTACGAACGGGATGGACTCAGCGGCAATGTGGTTTCTTGCATTCGCGAAGACGGACAAGGAAAGCTGTGGATGAGTACGAACAAAGGGATCTCTAGCTTTGATCAGCAAAGCCGGATGTTCCGAAACTACTTTACAGCGGACGGCCTCCCGGGTCCTGATCTTACCGGCTGGGCTGCATGCTACAAGAGCCCAGATGGAGAAATGTACTTTGGTGGTTTCAGCGGAGGCGTAGCGTTCCATCCCGAACTAATAACAGAGACGGCCTGGGCTCCGCCGGTGGTTTTCACGGACGTTCGCGTGTTAGGCCATGACATAACGGTCGGGCCAGGTTCACCGCTCAGACAAGTGATCACACAGTCAGATCAGCTAGTACTCAATCATAATCAGACCATGCTTTCACTGGAATTTGCTGCGCTAAGTTACCTCAACCCGTCGTCGACCCGCTATCGTTACAAGCTCGGTGGACTTGACTCTGATTGGAATCAGACGGGGAGCAACCAACGTGCGGTGACGTACACCAGCCTTCCTACTGGCTCCTTCACATTCAGAGTTCAGGCAACAACGGGTCACGGCGTATGGAGCCAACCGGGGGCTACTTTAACGATACTAATTCGGCCGGCTTGGTGGAACTCGTGGTGGTTCCGGTCTATATACGCTTCTTTTCTTTCGCTCCTGGTCTCGTTGATCTATTTGTATCGTGTGCATCAGCTGAGACTGCAATACTCCTTACGCCTCGAAGAGCGTGTAGGAGAGCGAGTCAGGATTGCTCGCGAGCTTCACGACACACTTCTCCAAGGCTTCCACGGTCTGATGCTTCGCTTCCAGGTAGCGATGAATCTAATTTCCGAGGATTCTAAGGCGCATTCCGTGTTGGAGGATGCGCTAGACCGAGCTGACATCCTGCTTAATGAAAGCCGGGACCGGATCCGGGATCTACGTCACGAGACTGGGCCGGAGACACCATTGGTTGAAGCGCTGGCCGAAGGGTCGCGGGAACTCCAAAAGGATAGTTCTATTGTTCTTGCAGCCGTTGCGACAGGAGTTCCTCGAAAGCTTAACTCCATCATTCGTGATGAGCTGTATCTCATCGGGCGAGAGGCTATCATTAATGCTTTTCGCCACTCGCAAGGGTCCAGAATCGAGGTCGAGGTCGAATTTAATCCATCCGCTGTGGTCCTCCGCGTTCGAGATGACGGTCAAGGTATTTCGAAGGATACATTGCGGGCCGGTGGCTCCGTGGGACATTGGGGTCTCTCCGGAATGCGGGAACGCGCGGAGAAGATGGGCGCACGACTTAGATTGTGGAATCGATTCGGTGCCGGCACGGAAGTAGAAGTGAAGGTTCCCGGAACCATTGCTTATTTGAATTGGCGGGGAACATCGATAGGCCATTGGCTCGGTGCTGTGGCCAACGTCCGACGCCGACGCTTTCGAAGAAACAATTGA
- a CDS encoding NAD(P)/FAD-dependent oxidoreductase, with product MHDEVLILGGGVAGCAASIALARKGRSVTMIEREPTPRHKVCGEFLSGEALEDLHALDIDVASLGAVPINYVRLAAARRSAQAPLPFPAASLTRKALDTALIAKAIAVGVRVERGRSVQSLKRTTGNLWQAMLSDGATFEAPTAFLATGKHDLRGRGRPKDPHQWVAFKMYYRMSAAQTAELADASELTLYAGGYGGIQPVEDGITNFCCVVQRRYFACSGLRWKGLLAKMQQDCPHLAMRLDGAEPLLDKPITVTHIPYGYLRRTTEDGLYCIGDQAAVIPSFTGDGISIALQ from the coding sequence TTGCACGATGAAGTTCTCATCCTCGGCGGTGGAGTGGCAGGTTGTGCCGCTTCGATTGCACTCGCCCGCAAGGGACGAAGTGTAACGATGATCGAACGCGAACCCACACCGCGCCATAAGGTATGCGGAGAATTCCTAAGCGGTGAGGCGCTGGAGGACCTCCATGCGCTGGACATCGATGTGGCCTCGCTTGGTGCTGTACCCATCAATTACGTTCGCCTTGCCGCGGCCAGGCGCTCCGCTCAGGCTCCGCTTCCTTTTCCTGCGGCCTCGCTCACACGCAAAGCGCTTGATACAGCGCTCATTGCCAAGGCCATAGCCGTGGGAGTCCGCGTCGAGCGCGGCCGCAGTGTGCAGTCGCTCAAGCGGACGACAGGCAATCTCTGGCAGGCTATGCTCAGCGACGGAGCCACATTCGAAGCTCCAACCGCCTTTCTCGCCACGGGCAAGCACGACCTGCGCGGCCGCGGTCGTCCGAAGGACCCTCACCAATGGGTCGCCTTCAAGATGTATTACCGAATGTCTGCAGCCCAGACCGCTGAACTGGCAGACGCCTCCGAGTTGACACTCTATGCGGGAGGCTACGGTGGTATCCAACCGGTGGAAGACGGCATTACGAATTTCTGCTGTGTGGTGCAACGGCGGTATTTCGCATGTTCGGGTCTTCGCTGGAAAGGCCTTCTCGCGAAGATGCAGCAGGACTGCCCCCACCTCGCGATGCGGCTTGACGGAGCGGAGCCGCTGCTCGACAAACCGATCACCGTCACTCATATTCCGTACGGTTATCTCCGCCGCACGACCGAGGATGGACTCTACTGCATCGGCGATCAGGCAGCCGTAATCCCCTCGTTCACCGGCGATGGCATATCCATCGCACTGCAGTGA